The following DNA comes from Brassica oleracea var. oleracea cultivar TO1000 chromosome C5, BOL, whole genome shotgun sequence.
CTATGTTTCAAGAGTTAACAATTGTTATTATCTCGTAAAGACGTATTTCGTGTAACTCACCGAAGGTAGTAATAGCAGACAGCTTCTGCTTCATCTAAACTATAACGAGGGAAATTCTGACGAGCATCGGCTGGAACATCTGGCAAGTCTTTGCGTAGTTTACCTACTGCTGTTGAATGTGAGAATGCACCCACCATCATATCATCATGCATCATGCTCCTAAAAGCATTCACCTGCCAAAATGAATTGTGTGAATTGGGGATTTTTGTTTGTTTGTTTGTCCGAGTTCAGACAAGAATTCACAAAAGAAATTTACCGTCGTAAGTTCTCTGGCATGTATAGGTCGGCAAGAACGTGGTGTCACGGGCTCTTCAAACTCACTGAACGTAAACCAATTGTTATACTGAAAGACAAGTAAACAACAAGAAACAAGCAGCAGTAAAAGATTAGTGAAAAAGAGGCATAGCTTTTACAATAGTAGACGACACAAATATGGTATCATAAATGAGAAAGTTTGGGGGACTAACTTGATCAATTGCAATCAAGACTGGAACATCTTTAACGAGTGAGAGTTCTTTCCTAAGTCGCACAACGACACTAACAGCAGCGTGAGTGCTATTAATCCCCATTTGCACAAGGTCATACAGAGTTGAATCCTCGGGAATTGGCATAGTCTCTTGCCCTTTCAAATATCCTACACCCGCACCCTCTCCAAGCACGATGGGATCATAGACGTTGCACCGCAACTCCCTCAAGCGAGGTTCATTGAACTTGACAAAATCCTACAGAAAAAATCAAGTTTATTAAAGAAATACGATTTAACTTAGGAGTAAAGCCCATTTCCAAGAAATCTTGCCTTGAGAATACTCTCAGCTTGAAGAGGAGTGTCCCAAAAGCCTGTATGTTGATTCTTGTAGAAGTAGCCTCCATGAGTCCAGTCACGGCCTTTGGGTGCATACAGAACTAGCCAGCCTTCGTCACGTGCCCAGTGAACAAGCATCGCTAAAGCAATGCTCTTTCCGCTCTTAACAGGACCATCCAAGATAATCTGCTTCTTAGGCTTCACACCCCCTTTACAGAACAAAGTAGGCAATGATTAAAAAAACCTATGGTGCTACAAATCCTGTAAAACTAACTATTCTTAAACCAGTTAAAGATAGAAACTTGGAGGAAACAAAAGAAGACACCTTTACCCTCACTAGGCCACATGGGAGGATCAGCAATGCGCCTGAAGTTATCCCTGAGATCCAAGAAACTCTTCCTCACAAGCAACGCAGGTCTCCATGATTCTTTAAACTCATCTTCAATCCCTGAAGCCAACCCCTCCGGCAGAACTGCTTTCAACGCTGCCTCACTACCATCCCACACACATAAAACACACAATGAAGCATAACAGAAGACCAATATATAATAAAGGAAAGAGAGAATAGTAACTCGAAATTGAAGTAGGAGCCGATATCCTTCTGAGAGAGCTTCGAGAGCGTAACATCTCTGGGAGTGAACAGAGGTCTCCCATTAGGACCTACATCCAGAGACGGAGTCTTCTCATCATCAGCCAGCCTCTTGGCGCGACCCGCCTCGAGGTCGTCTCCAGCGGAGCCGCCGAACTCTCCGTCCTCGGCTCCGGCGGCGGCGCCGGATTCGCCGCCTTTGGATTTGGATTTCTTGCCTTCGGACTTCTTCGTCTTGGTGATGGAAGATTTCGTGCTCTTGGAAGATGAGAAGCGGCGGCGATGAGCGTGGTCTAAGCTAGGGATGAGTGTTGCTGCGGAAGCTGAAGGAGGGGAAGGGAAATGAGAAACGGCGTCGTTTGGAATCAGAGATCTCCGATTGAGATTGAAATTCCTGGAGGTGATTCTCACGACGGATCTAAACATTTTTTTATAGTTCGTCTCTCTCTCACACTGTCTCTCTGGCGTCGTCAAGGTTTTAGAGAGGGATGCAAATCTGAACGAACCAACGAGAGAGAGAGAGAGAGAGAGAGAGAGGGGAAGTGGGTGGCACACTTGTAATTTCCGACATCGATCACTTTAGCGCTAGGCCCATTAATTTAGTGGGCCTTTATGTTGAAGGATGGAAAGTTAAGCCCATTTTTTAAATTAATTACGCGGTAAATTTATTTGGACCAATAGCAGCATGCTACATGCCATAACATTGGGCCAATAAGCATAAAGAAGCTTGTCGTATGCGAAATTTTGAAAAAGTAAAAATAAAATACTTTTGGTGGGAATTTAATGAATTATCACATATGGAAGAGTGGGGAAGGAAAATGAAAGCAAGAGAGATGACTATCTAACGTTGAAGATAATTTGTTTTTTCTTTTCTTTTCTTTTTTAAATTATCATCCTCTCATGGCGGATAACACCAGAGGTGTCCAGAGGCTCTTGTTCTTCTTCACTTTTAGTCTCTAACGTTTTCCTCATTCTTCTTCTTTTTTTTTTTTTTGCTTCGGGTTCAAGTCAGCTATGGTGGCTACGTCCTCTGCTTCTGGTTCTGCTCTTTGTTTCACTGATGCTTCTAGTTCTCCCGCTATCAGACGTGATCTTGGATCTTTCTGTCTTCCTCCTAGCACAATCACGTTTGGATTTGTCGATAAGCCTATTATAAATCTTCAGCGACTCAGGTTTCTATTTTTATGTTATGAGCTGATTTAGCAATGATTTGTTTGAGCTTACTCTGTTTTTGTATATTGGTGATACTTATGTTATTTTCCTGTGTCAGATTATCGGGGTTGAAGCCTCGAGCAGCAAACGCTACTGCTGTGGAGGTATGAAATGATCGGATTACACGAGAAGAGTATAGTAGCACCAACGATCAAAAGAAAATATTTTTAAAAGTTTTTTTTTTTCTTTTTTGAAGAATGGTAAGCAAGATTCTGACGAAGTTCCAACTCCAGTGGTCATAGTCGACCAAGATTCTGACCCTGATGCAACCGTTGTTGAAGTAACATTCGGAGACCGTCTCGGAGCTCTACTTGATACTGTAATGAAATGTCCTTCTCACTAACTTCCTTCCTTTTTCCCACTCTTTTTGCGAGGCTGATCAAATGTTTTTTTTTGTACAGATGAATGCGCTGAAAAACTTGGGTCTGAATGTCGTCAAGGCTAATGTCTACCTCGATTCGTCTGGCAAACACAACAAATTTGCCATTACTAAAGCGTATGTCTTTTCTTACATTCTTAACGTTACTTTTGAATCAAGTCATAGAGTTGACTCTCTAGATTGAATCGTTGTATTGTTCTGAAACAGGGATAGTGGAAGAAAAGTAGAAGACCCTGAGTTGCTCGAGGCCATCCGTCTCACTGTCATAAACAATTTGCTTGAGTTTCATCCTGTATAACTAACTAGCTACTTGTATCCTAATATCAAAGTTTCTATCTTACACAAAAACTCTCGCATTTGTTTGTCGATCATTTGGATCAGGAATCAAGTTCTCAGTTGGCAATGGGAGCAGCTTTTGGTGTTCTTCCACCAACTGAACAGGTGAGAATACATTTAAGTTTTATGCTCTTTATTCACTTCTTTTGGTGCTTCACCATTTGTTGTACACGTTTAGTATCCTTGCTCGTACATAGAGGCCAAGAATGCTTTTCATTCACTCGGTCATGCAGGTTGATGTGGACATTGCAACACATATCAAAATTGAAGATGATGGACCAGACCGCAGGTAAAGAAAACCCATACCTTATCTTCTTCAATGATCTTAACTTTAAAATACTTTATATATTTTATTTATTTATTTTTTTTTGTCAGCAAATACTTTATATTATATAATATATGATCTGATGATCATTGATCCATAAAGTGTTATTTTTGGGAATGCAGTTTACTGTACATAGAAACAGCGGATAGGCCTGGACTATTAGTTGAGCTGGTGAAGATGATTACAGATATCAGCGTAGCTGTCGAATCTGGAGAGTTCGACACCGAGGTACACTGGTGCTTTTAAACCTGATTCTTCTAAAGATATAACCAACCACTCTGCTTTTTGCTCATGTTGCTTCTTCTTCTTGTTTTATGTGAAACAAACAAAACAGGGTTTGTTGGCTAAGGTTAAGTTCCACGTAAGTTACAGAAACAAAGCCCTAATCAAGCCTCTTCAGCAGGTAATTCAGAAGTTCATAAACCAGACTTTTTATTTTAAATCTTAATATGCCGTTTTAAATGAGTAAAATCAAAATGTTGTTTGTAGGTTCTTGCCAATAGTCTGAGGTACTTCTTGAGGCGTCCATCTACTAACGACTCCAGTTTCTGAAATGTCATTTATAAGAAAGAAAACAAAAAAACACAAAATTGAAATATCATTTCACATGAATACTTATTTTTTTTACATTTTACCAAAATAAGCTGCTTCGTTTTAGTGGCCGTCTCATACATCTGCAATAGCAACATTTTTTCTACTTCAATCAATTATCACATTTACCTTCATTCACAACGATTAAATGATTATAGAGGATATTCAACACAGACAAAGTTCAAGCATGCACAAACACATTCGAAGAAAGTTAGTTTGCAAATGTGGATAAACGAGTCTTAGACCCCCCTAGTTATACAGATTCATATAGTACAAATCTTTTTCTTTCCTGTTTTAGAAAGAAGGATCCACCATATATATTGTTATTTAAAATGACAACGAACTTTCTCCTTTTGCACTCCGTATCAAGCGCCACTTGCATATAGACGAGTCCACTCCTTAGCTGCATATATATTTACAATGATATGATATTAGAAGATTATAGAAGAGGAACAACGACTTTGTTGTACCATTTTCAGTTTCTAGGTAATATATTATCATCACCTGTCTCCACAGCTTCTGCTTCATCACTCTTCCAATGCTTAGCTATGTTCTCAGACAGGGGATCATCTGGGTTTGGTGCACTTAGAAGAGCTTGAATACTTTTTTTTTAACACCGGCATTGGAGAATCATAACGTGTCAATGTCAATAATTAATATTAAATAACTGATATATTGTCCTTGGTTTAGTAGAGAATAGCGAGAGTGGATCTATGGAAGATTATTTATACCTCAAGAGCACAGTTCTTATTTGCAGCGCAGGACTCCACTTGTCTTTCAGTATGTCAAGGCAGATTCTTCCAAGCTATATAAAATTAAAAAAAAAAAGTTTCATAAGGATATATAATATAAGGCATGTGTTTGGATAGTTATCTTGATGGTAAGAGAAACAACAAACCTTGTCAATGTTAGGATGGTAAATCTTGGTGAGAAACCTAACCTGTGTTACAAATCAACAAGACCACCAAACTATATATCAATATAGAAACTTGGGTACCTTGTCTAATCTTAATAAGTGAAAATGCATTTCAAGTTGTCCAAAACTCGCAGTCGCCACTCTCATAAACCCCATTTGGAACAAAAATCAAAAATATGAAAGAGTAAAGCCAATTCACTTCTATAGCCATTTACAATGCCCTCACTTAATATTGTTGCGTAGCTCTAATTTTACTCAGGTTACAACAGAAAGTAAAATGAATGGAGACAAAACATGAAAAGAAATGAAAATGAGAAAAACTCAGAAACATTGAAGCAAGTTTACCTTGGGAGCTGCCATGGGATATTCTTCAGGTAAAAAGAGCTCCAACTTAAAAACTCCACCTAGAAAATTGAGGATGGAATAAAAATGATTGGTGAAATAAGTATCAAATTAATGAAGGATAATGTAATAATACACTAAACTTGATTCGGGAGGAAATTATCTAATATGAAAAATACGCAGACTTTCGATTTAGCATGGCGTATTCAAGAACACGGAGGAATAAAGAAAAACATGGCGGGTGATGAAATCAAGGGTATACAGCTTATAGACGCGTCTTTAATCATACTAACAACAATCCAGAAGCTACAAAATCTACAACCAACAGAGATCATCTGACCCCTAAAACGTACATATATTTTGTATGCAAGTACAAACAAAGATACAGACGCAGCAGATTCATTAAACGCATAACAAAAGGTAAATGATACAGTAGTCTTAAAAGATAATAGTTGAGTAGTGTTAAAAGAGTTTGGACTTACCTTCATAAGGAGACTGGGTAGGACCAAGAATCATAACATTGAAGTAGCGCATATTTTCCTCTGACGGAGACGCACTTATCCCCGGAGCTGCAACACACAACCATTTTACGAGAAATTCCAATTTAAAGCAGCTATATATCAAAAATCATCTGTACAAGTGTCAACAAAGATATAATGAGCTTACCGGGTTCACTAAGAAGACGTTGAGTTTCCTACCAGGAGATGGGAGAAAAAAACAAAACAAGTCAGATCATACGTTCAGATAATATCAAGCAATCAAAAATTCTCCCAGTTACGATGAGCTACAACCCGGTGTGTTGCTTGTTCTTCTGATTCCAGATTAACAAAAAAACGGAACCGAGAGAAATTGAGATCGGAGGAGAGTTTCGCAAGAGATCGTAAAACACGCACCTTGATGATCCTTCGAGGAAGATTACTATTCGCCATTATTGCCTGCTTGCTATCCGATTTGATCGATCTCTCAGAGAATTTAGGGCTTTCCACAGAGAAAGAAGCTTCTTCGGCTCTCTCTTCTCGTTTATAAATGTTTTACGAACTCTTTTTTTTGTAAAACAAAATAAAGGTTTTTTTTGTTCGTACGCGTTGGTCAAACGCCAACTTAAAGGTCCCCGTAATGTTTTTTTTTTTTGTTTTTTAATAATCCACGGTTTCCCCACTTACGTAGATTATTCCCCTGTACCTGGTTAGACAGCGGTCCACTTCACCCGGAAGAGCTTTACCTGGGCTGGGGACAAGGCCCAACACCCAGTACCGCATTTGGTGACAGAATGGGCAGTTCGCCTCCGCCTGGCGTCGAATCCGTGAGCATGAAGTGAGCTACCTCATTCCGTCAAATGTTTGTCGCTATATATTCTTTTCTTATAAATTGGCTTCACAAAATCTAAAGAATCAAACGTTGCACGGAAGAATCATAATTCATTAGTGTCAACCTCAACAACATGATCTTCTTCCTTCTACAAAGACAATACAGATCAGTTACTAGCTATATTACATTCGGCTCAAAACTGGCCAATCAACTGAGTTTAAAGTCATCCGTCTACAAAGTTTTTCAAAAGACGATATCATTTTGGTACTCTTCTTAGTATTACGTATTTGCCGAACACGTTTTTCTCTTGCCACTTGTATGGGATGAAGAACGATCTATACTTTGCTGGCGATAGCTCTCTGTCCAGATATGGTAGCACAGCAATCGCCTGAAAACAAAAAAACGAGGAAGATGATATGAACGATCTACTACTATACCTAGTTGTGTAGTAGAGAAAGTGAAATGTAAGCTTTATTTTTTATTTTTCTTTCCGGAGGATGGTTTCATTCTTATACCTCCCATGTTGATAAGTCGCTGCCTCGATACGGATACGGTCTGCTTAGCTGCAACTCAATGAGGAATGTGCAACTTTCGATGTTCTTTAACTGAAAAATAAAAGGAAAGAGCAAGCAAATCAAGCTAGTTTCATGGTTAGAGAATTTGAATTTTCAAGGGTTTCATGAGAGAGAGAGAGAAGAGTGTGGGTTTTACAAATTGTTCATCAGATGCTTGGTTCTTGTTGTTGAAGTATGGAGGTGATGCTGCGGTGCCTCCAAGTGTATTGTTAAATGGGAATGGAAGAAGACCCCGGAACCCATCATCGATCCAACGTACTTCGCTAATGTAGTCAGGCACGAAAAACGATGATGGGTATCGATGCCATTCGCTTCCCACACACAGAACCGAACCTGACATGTCAGTAACCAAAAACTCAACAGGATTAAAAACAATTGCTAAATGTGAGATGCTATCTTCACTTATGCTTGCGTTGTAATGAACGAATGCTTGAAGAGTTCTGTTTATACCTGGTCCAGCATCATCGTGGTGCTCCAGCAGCTTGTAGACCTCTAAGGGAGCGGAATAGCCATTAATTATAGAAAATGTGCGAGCATGTGAAGCACATAAGATAATACCAAGGATCACAGGTCGGAGGTATTTGGTTATCTGCATATCAAAACGGAATGTGAGAATCGTACAACCTAATTCTTCTCAATTAATGGAAAATAACAATTCGGACTTACTGTCACCAGAAGATTTTCGCGTGTGCTATACTTTTCTCGGAACAGCTCAGGGATGTTTTCAATAACAGCAGAAGCAGAAACACATATAAGAGGGTATATTGGATAAAGGAACCTGCAACAATTGATCGACAATCAATTACATTATTTGTCGAGTATCAGGATATGCTAAACGTATCATATAATCAGTTTTCTCTAGATCTAGAAGCTATCCTTTATAACTGGTCTGAAAGATACTGAAGATCACCTTTCTTCTTTGTGGGGCTGAAGTGACATGAACGCCAGCCAAACATACATTGGCGAAATCACAACAAGCAAGCAACGGTCATACTTTCTTCTGATAACAGGATATAGTGCGATGAACAAGATTGCCAAAACGAAACACAAGTTGAAGTTGTTAAAACCATTTCTTATATAAAACAACGGTCCTTCAGTTCCATAGAGATGGCTTTCTCCACCCCCTAAGACATTGTACACCAAGAGATTCAAAACCGAAGATGTCCATCTCTTGTAGTAATAGTAATCCACAAGTACTGAGAGTCCCTGGAAAAGAGGCAAACCTAGTTAAGAGTAGAAAACAGTAACTTAATACTACAGATACGGATAAAACTCAGCAACATGCACACATAGAAAGCACCTAGGATTGGTGGTTTGACTTACAAGGACGAAAATAGAGGTGACAGCGCCAGAGATAAACGCTTGCTTGAATCTCTTAGCCAGAGAGTAAATAACAACAGGTAAAAAGGCCAGGATAGAAAACGGCCAGCCAAGAATCACACCAACAACTGAAACTGCAACAGCCATGGCATACTTCTCGAAAAGCAACAAACCAGAAGAGAGACTCATGGCATACATAGAGAACGAACTGGGGAGGAAACCTAACCAATTATAGGGAAACAAGAAATTTAATATCTAAACTAAAGACTGAAGGAATAACATGGAAGCCTATATATTAAGGAAAAATTAAGAATAATCTTAAGCAAGTACAACGAAGCTAATACTAAAGAGAACACTCACTGGTGCTAGCAAAGAAGCAGCCACTAGTTAAGCAGAGCATAGCAACTGCATACGTCCCGAGACGCTTCCCGTACTTTCTGGAGATCGCAACAACCAGGACAGTGTCTGACACTGCAGAAACCAGCCCGAGAAAAAGTCTCACCGCATAGAAAACTCTAACCTAACCACATGATATACAAAACACACAAGGAGATAAGATATATATACATATACGCATTTGAATAACAATCCAGTAAATCTACAATGCTTACCTTGTCATCACCAAACCACCAAGCAGCAGGCCGCCCAGCCAATTCATGGAAGAGAATGTATAAGTAGGAGCGAAGAGCAAAGTTGGAACTGCAAAACAAACAAACAAAAAAATAATTAATCTCATGATTACGATCTCAAACGCACACTAATGCGAATATTATACAGTAAAATGTAGAGCCTAGACCTGTATTCCCAGGTTTGAAATCCTGACTTGTAGAGAAGGTAATGGAGAGGCTCCCAGTAGTTGAATACTTCGTCGCAGTCGTGAACGATGTTAGAAGTCGCGCTCATGTAACGGAGATAGCATAGCGCTATAAACGGCAAGAACCACCCGAGGCCGCGATCCTCCGCGTCTCCGCCGTCAGATCGGCCGGGTTTATCAGTCTTCGAGTATGGCTTTGGTGAAGATGAAGAAGAGCCGGTTAGGAGTGGGCGCCTCTGCCGCGTCGTCGTTAGATCCATCGGAAAATGGTCGCGGCGAGTGCAGATTGCAGAAGCTCCCTTCTCGGTGAAGCAATCAAAAGTGAAAAGTATCTCGCTGAGTCAGAGACTCGGAGTGTTAAAAGCTTAGTTGGTATATTGATGATTGATCGTTAGGCCTAGTAGGTATAATATAATATATGAATCAGAATGTTTGATTGATGGGCTACTTATACTTTCGGCCCATTAAAGATCTAAGCTAATAATTGACTAAAGGATCTATACTATATATAGTAGGTCTTTTTTTGATCAAATCAGAAGATATTAAGCATGGTGCATAGATTACCGTTAATGTAGTCTGGAACTGGTTGACCAACGTTACTTTGAAATGAAGTTGGAGAAACATTATATCATGTATAGTCTAAAGCTCATATAGATGTTCATATTGTTACAAACATAAACATAGCCAAACAATGGACCTTGGGGTTATAATCTTCTCTCAACAGATTAAAAAGAAAACGCATTCAATTTGAGCAGCAGCCGAGTTTCTTCAGAGCAGAGACATCGTTTTTAACTTCGATTTTCTCACCTTTAGGGACAGCTCCGTTCCCGTCTTCACCAGCTTCGACTTGCTTCTTGCTTGTGATGCGGTAAATCTGTGTTAACACCTCTGCAAAGGCGTCCTCCACGTTGGTGGCTTCGAGGGCAGATGTTTCCATGAAGCAAAGCGATTCCTGCTCAGCATAGGATTTCCCATCTTCTGTGGGAACGGCTAGTAAATGTCGCAGATCAGATTTGTTACCAACGAGCATCACCACAATGTTTGGGTCAGTGTGGTTCTTGAGCTCCTTTAACCACCGGTCTACGTTCTCAAACGTTGCACGGCGGGTTAC
Coding sequences within:
- the LOC106343495 gene encoding dol-P-Man:Man(6)GlcNAc(2)-PP-Dol alpha-1,2-mannosyltransferase, which gives rise to MDLTTTRQRRPLLTGSSSSSPKPYSKTDKPGRSDGGDAEDRGLGWFLPFIALCYLRYMSATSNIVHDCDEVFNYWEPLHYLLYKSGFQTWEYSSNFALRSYLYILFHELAGRPAAWWFGDDKVRVFYAVRLFLGLVSAVSDTVLVVAISRKYGKRLGTYAVAMLCLTSGCFFASTSFLPSSFSMYAMSLSSGLLLFEKYAMAVAVSVVGVILGWPFSILAFLPVVIYSLAKRFKQAFISGAVTSIFVLGLSVLVDYYYYKRWTSSVLNLLVYNVLGGGESHLYGTEGPLFYIRNGFNNFNLCFVLAILFIALYPVIRRKYDRCLLVVISPMYVWLAFMSLQPHKEERFLYPIYPLICVSASAVIENIPELFREKYSTRENLLVTITKYLRPVILGIILCASHARTFSIINGYSAPLEVYKLLEHHDDAGPGSVLCVGSEWHRYPSSFFVPDYISEVRWIDDGFRGLLPFPFNNTLGGTAASPPYFNNKNQASDEQFLKNIESCTFLIELQLSRPYPYRGSDLSTWEAIAVLPYLDRELSPAKYRSFFIPYKWQEKNVFGKYVILRRVPK
- the LOC106294523 gene encoding uncharacterized protein LOC106294523 isoform X1, whose amino-acid sequence is MFRSVVRITSRNFNLNRRSLIPNDAVSHFPSPPSASAATLIPSLDHAHRRRFSSSKSTKSSITKTKKSEGKKSKSKGGESGAAAGAEDGEFGGSAGDDLEAGRAKRLADDEKTPSLDVGPNGRPLFTPRDVTLSKLSQKDIGSYFNFDEAALKAVLPEGLASGIEDEFKESWRPALLVRKSFLDLRDNFRRIADPPMWPSEGKGGVKPKKQIILDGPVKSGKSIALAMLVHWARDEGWLVLYAPKGRDWTHGGYFYKNQHTGFWDTPLQAESILKDFVKFNEPRLRELRCNVYDPIVLGEGAGVGYLKGQETMPIPEDSTLYDLVQMGINSTHAAVSVVVRLRKELSLVKDVPVLIAIDQYNNWFTFSEFEEPVTPRSCRPIHARELTTVNAFRSMMHDDMMVGAFSHSTAVGKLRKDLPDVPADARQNFPRYSLDEAEAVCYYYLRQRLVRREVFSEENWKKIYYLANGNGAEMRWLVPFMR
- the LOC106294525 gene encoding ACT domain-containing protein ACR11, which encodes MVATSSASGSALCFTDASSSPAIRRDLGSFCLPPSTITFGFVDKPIINLQRLRLSGLKPRAANATAVENGKQDSDEVPTPVVIVDQDSDPDATVVEVTFGDRLGALLDTMNALKNLGLNVVKANVYLDSSGKHNKFAITKADSGRKVEDPELLEAIRLTVINNLLEFHPESSSQLAMGAAFGVLPPTEQVDVDIATHIKIEDDGPDRSLLYIETADRPGLLVELVKMITDISVAVESGEFDTEGLLAKVKFHVSYRNKALIKPLQQVLANSLRYFLRRPSTNDSSF
- the LOC106294523 gene encoding uncharacterized protein LOC106294523 isoform X2; amino-acid sequence: MFRSVVRITSRNFNLNRRSLIPNDAVSHFPSPPSASAATLIPSLDHAHRRRFSSSKSTKSSITKTKKSEGKKSKSKGGESGAAAGAEDGEFGGSAGDDLEAGRAKRLADDEKTPSLDVGPNGRPLFTPRDVTLSKLSQKDIGSYFNFDEAALKAVLPEGLASGIEDEFKESWRPALLVRKSFLDLRDNFRRIADPPMWPSEGGVKPKKQIILDGPVKSGKSIALAMLVHWARDEGWLVLYAPKGRDWTHGGYFYKNQHTGFWDTPLQAESILKDFVKFNEPRLRELRCNVYDPIVLGEGAGVGYLKGQETMPIPEDSTLYDLVQMGINSTHAAVSVVVRLRKELSLVKDVPVLIAIDQYNNWFTFSEFEEPVTPRSCRPIHARELTTVNAFRSMMHDDMMVGAFSHSTAVGKLRKDLPDVPADARQNFPRYSLDEAEAVCYYYLRQRLVRREVFSEENWKKIYYLANGNGAEMRWLVPFMR
- the LOC106294526 gene encoding ubiquitin-conjugating enzyme E2 36-like codes for the protein MANSNLPRRIIKETQRLLSEPAPGISASPSEENMRYFNVMILGPTQSPYEGGVFKLELFLPEEYPMAAPKVRFLTKIYHPNIDKLGRICLDILKDKWSPALQIRTVLLSIQALLSAPNPDDPLSENIAKHWKSDEAEAVETAKEWTRLYASGA